Within Marinilabiliales bacterium, the genomic segment GTATGATCTGCGCACCTTCTTTGTACTCAGTTACATTGTAAAGCCTTTTATAGTAAAGCTCGACGGAAGTTTCAACACTGTTGTTGCTGAAATTCCTGAAGTATCCCAGCGCATAATGGTCGCTTTTAAGGGGTTTGAGATGTGTGTCGCTTAGATTCCAGGTATCGGAGGGTGTAATTATTGATGTATTCGAGATCAGGTTGATATACTGGTGAATTCTGTTATAGCTTGCTTTAACCGAGCTTTCCCCGTCAAGAATATACCTGACACCCAGCCTCGGTTCGGGGCCACCGTAGCTTTTTACGATCTCGTTGGCGCCAAAATGCAACGTGTCGGTTATTGAAGCTGTTGTCCGGGGCACCCCCTGTTCATAAAGGTAGACCGTTGCTTCACCAAGCCTGAAGTAACGGGAGTACCTCAGGCCGGCTTCGATGCTGACCGACGGTGTAAGTGTAAAATTATCGCTCACGTAAGCTGCCAGTTCAACAGCCTGTCCGTTGTCAACTGCCACTGGGATGATATCCGAACCGGGACCGTATGGGGTGAGGTTGCCGGGATCGGTATAATAATGGATTGCATTGAATCCGAATTCTATGTTGTGATCGGGATCGGGAAAGTACATGAAATTACTTTTAAGACTCCGGTAACTGATAGCCGAATTAAGGCGGTAAGCCGCCGATGGCCTCAACTCATCGCTTTCAATAACCTCGTAGTTGTAGTTGCTGAAACCTGCATTGATGCTGAATGAAATTTTTTCCCCGGCAATCGAGTTAAGCCTTATCGCCCCGAGTGTATTGCCGTAGGCATGATCGCTGTTCCCGGCAAATGCGAAGCGGTCGGCGCTGTTGTATCCGAAGATTGTGATTGTATTTTTCGGATTGATTGAAAAGGCCAGTGTACCGGTAAGATCGTAAAACCCTGCTGAACTGTTCATGAGGTCCTCGTCGGGTATCCTGCCCAGTAGCCAGTCCGACCACGAGGTGCGCGCTCCTGCAGAAAAGATGATATTTTCAGAAAAAAGGGGGGTTTTAAGATGGGCCCTGCTGTTGAGCAGTCCGATCCCGCCGGTAAGGCTGGTGCCGGTTACATCATCCGGCCTGATCCTTATATCCATGACTGATGCAGCCCTTTCCCCGTACCTGGCAGGGATACCTGCCTTTGTCATTGTCACGCCGGTTACCATGTCGGGGTTCACCACCGATGTAAGTCCGAAGAGATGAGAGGAATTGAACAGGGGAACCTCCTCAAGCAGTACCAGGTTCTGGTCGGCACTGCCCCCGCGCACATTAAACCCGGTGCCGAATTCACCTACGGTTGATATACCGGGCAGCAGGCTCATGCTCCTGATAATATCCTGCTCTCCCATGCTTCCCGGCAGCTCCCTCAGCATTTTCGAGTCCAGGCTTATCATACTCATCCTGGTGCGTGTGATATTTGACTCTGCCCTCTGTGCCATTATTGTGACCTCATCAAGCTGCAGGCTCTCCTCAAATAATTCGAAATCAAATTCTCCCGGACTGTACAGATATAACCTGCGAGCTGAAGTCTCATAGCCTACAAAGCTGATACTGATCCGGTGTTCACCCGGAGGGAGGTTCAGGGAAAAGTGGCCGTCCGGTCCTGCCGGCACCCCCGTTCCTGATCTCTGACTGTATATGACAGCACCTGCAAGGGGTTCGCCGGTCTGACCGTCAGATATGGTGCCGTACAGGCTTACAATTGGGAAGCGCCCGTATTCGAGAGGATTACCAATGGCAACGGTGGTTTCATCGGGGGTAGTGTGACGGGATGCCAGGTCACTGCCCGGTGCAAGGACATAGTAGTTGTCAATCCGGTAGACTGAGAGGTTATTGTTCCGGGAAAGTACTGATACTGCCCTCTCAATAGGCATTTCAAGGATTTCCGGTCCGGCTGCACTTTCCAGCAGCCATTCCTGTCTGTAAAATATCCTGGTCGAGTGTTTTTCTTCAAGCAGTCTTATAAGCTCCTCCTGCCGGAGAGGTTCCTTCCCCGGGGTCTGTCCGGCAGCCTGTTCTCCCAGCAATGGACCCAACAGCAGCAACAGTGCCGCCAATTTAAAGGGGACTTTCATTAACTTCGGTGCTAAATTAATCAGGGCGGGATTTGCAAAACTAATAAAAAAACTGACTTTAAACCCGGTTGCGGATATAAAAGTAACTTGTTTCTGATCCGGGATCATCATAGGTGTAAATATCCTTCCCGGAGAACCCTGCCATGAAATTAATCATTGCAAAATCACCGATACACATAGTGCTGTGCATTAGCATAGCCACCAGGGATGCCCATTGCATGAACTGCTGGCCGGTTATTATAAAAGCAAAAAAGAAGAGGTTTATAACGATAAAGGGAAGGAATGCCACAATCATAAAATCATTCCTTCCGGCAACAAACCCCGGAGCACTGGCATAAAACAGCATCTGCCGGAGATCCATTCCATACCTGATCTTTCCTGCACCTGCTATCCGGTATGCCAGTCCGTGCAGCCCCTCATGAAAAGGGATGACAAACAGTATGCCGGCTGCTGTCCCTGCCAAAAGGCCCGTAAGATGTGCCCTCCACGGTATAACCTCATGAAACACATTGGCTGCAGTAATAGCGGTTATGATCAGCAGCAGGACAGAGTTGAAAATGTAGAAGGTGACAATAGGCCACCTGAACTTTTTTAGTTCTGCGGTGACAAATTCCACAATTTCGTCATGTTTGAGCGTTCTTACAAGACAATAGGTTTTGTCGTCCCGGAGCTGTTCAATTCCTGGTTTTTTGTTCTCCGTCATAAGATATACATTGATCCGCAGTTCATTTATGGGCTTAATGCAAACGGGACCAAAAGTAATTAAACCTTTCCAACGATCAAAAAACAGTGATCAAATCGGGATATAATCACCTGGACTTTTGCGTCCCAGGATCACTGCCATATTATGTCAGCCCGGCCATGCTTCCCAGGACATTGCTGTCAGGGCCCATGCCGGAGAACCGTAAATTATTTTGCCTGCGGTTTTTTACCTGAATTAAAAAGAATAATTTTGCAGGATATTTTTTAATGAGAGCATATAATAAATTATGGAAAACAAAAGAACAATTCTGATTATACTTGACGGGTGGGGTATCGGTGACAAGTCACGCTCCGACCTGATTTATAACTCCGACACTCCTGTAATGGACCGCCTTTCGGCAAAGTACCCTTTTTCAAGCCTGCATGCATCGGGTGAGAATGTTGGTCTGCCGGAGGGTCAGATGGGGAACTCCGAAGTCGGGCACCTCAATATCGGGGCAGGCAGGAGAGTTTACCAGGACCTTGTCAGGATAAACCTTGCAATTGAGGATGACAGCATATCTGATAATCCAGTACTCAAAGAGGCCATGGCATATGCAAAGGATAATGACAAGGCAGTGCATTTTCTGGGACTGGTAAGTGACGGAGGAGTGCATTCATCCGACAGGCACCTTTACAAGCTTTGTGATATTACCGGTGAATACGGGCTTGACAAGGTATATATCCATGCTTTTACCGATGGCCGTGATACTGATCCGAAAAGCGGATACGGGTTTGTGAAAAACCTTCAGGATCATCTCGGAAAATCAAACGGGAGGATAGCATCGCTGGTTGGCAGGTATTATGCGATGGACAGGGACAAGAGATGGGAGAGGGTCAAGGAGGCCTATGACCTGCTTGTCGACGGTAAAGGAAAAAAATCGACCGACATTCTCAAATCGATTCAGGAGTCCTACGACGAAAACGTAACAGACGAATTCATCAGGCCAGTTGTTATGGTTGATGATTCAGGCGATCCCGTGGGAAATATCAGCCCTGATGATGTTGTAATATGCTTCAATTTCCGTACCGACAGGCTTAGGGAGATAACCATGGCGCTTACGCAGAAGGACTTTCCTGATCACGATATGAAGACCATGCCGCTTCACTACGTTACAATGACCAGGTATGATGATACCTTCAGGGGTGTGAAGATTATGTTTGACAAGGAAAACCTCACCAATACGATGGGGGAGATAGTTTCGGCAGCTGGCCTGAAGCAATTGCGGATAGCCGAAACCGAAAAATACGGCCACGTTACCTTCTTCTTCTCCGGCGGGCGTGAAAAGGAGTTTGAGAATGAGGAGAGAATACTTATCCCCTCACCAAAAGTAGCCACCTATGACCTTAAGCCTGAGATGAGCGCCCCTGAGGTTACTGATGCTGTTGTTACCGTGCTTAACAATAAGAAATTTGATTTTATCTGTCTCAATTTTGCAAACTGCGATATGGTCGGCCATTCGGGCGTCTATGAGTCCATCCGCAAAGCGGTCGAAACAGTGGACCGTTGCGTTGGCAGTGTTGTAAAGGCTGCCGCTGATAACGGCTACGAATGTATGATCATAGCCGACCACGGAAATGCCGACAATGCACTTAACAATGACGGATCGGTCAATACGGCGCATTCTCTGAACCCGGTGCCCTGCATTGTTGTATCTGACAGGTTCACAGCGGTAGAGGACGGGATACTTGCAGACGTCGCTCCCACCCTTCTGTATATGATGGGTTTGCCTGCTTCGGAAGAGATGACCGGTAAAGTTCTTGTGAAATGACCGGCATGCTGCAGACAGGTGATAAAGTACTGGCACTCTCATTGCTTGAAGAAAAATTTGTATGTAATCTTGAAAAATGCCTGGGAGCATGCTGTGTACAGGGAGATGCCGGAGCTCCCCTGCTGGATGATGAGCTGCCCCTTCTGGACAGTATTTTTCCGGTTCTTAAACCCTATTTGCGGAGCGAATCAGTGGCTGCTATCGAATCTGAAGGGACCTATGTGACTGACGAGAGTGACGGTGAGAAGGTAACGCCTCTTCTTGGCGGTAAAGAGTGCGTTTATGCTGTTTTCGATAATGGGATTGCCAGGTGTGCGATTGAGAAGGCCTGGTCAGAGGGTGCTGTTCCTTTCCGCAAACCGGTGTCATGCCATCTGTATCCTGTAAGGGTTAAGGAGTATGAGAGTTTTACCGCTGTCAACTACGACCGGTGGCCGGTTTGCAAGCCTGCGATCGTCAATGGTGAAAAACTGGGAGTCCCGGTTTTTGCTTTCTGCAAAGAAGGCCTTTTGCGCAGGTTCGGGTCGGATTATTACCGTGAACTTGAAATAGCTGCTGCCACTTTTGCCGGAGGAAATGAATGATGGTTTTTTTTGGTCGGCTTTTTAAGGTGGTTTGGTTATCTTTGACCTAAACTCATATAAATACCATGGAAAATATTAATGTTTTTATTGAAAAAAACAAGGACCGGTTTCTTGATGAGCTGTTCGGTCTGATCAGGATCCCCTCAGTGAGCTCAAAAAGTGAGAATAAGCCGGACATGCAACGTGCAACCGAATATATCAAAAAGTCATTGCTGGAGGCCGGAGCCGATAATGCCGAGGTAATTGCTACGGACGGACACCCGGTTGTATATGCTGAAAAGATCACAGACCCTTCACTGCCTGTGGTCATGGTCTATGGTCACTATGATGTACAACCGGCAGAACCTCTCGATCTCTGGAAATCTCCCCCGTTCGAGCCGGAGATACGTGACGGCAGGATATGGGGAAGGGGCTCTGATGACGACAAGGGCCAGCTGTTCATGCATGTAAAGGCATTTGAATACATGGTTAACAACGGGATATTGCCATGCAACGTGAAATTCATGATCGAGGGCGAGGAGGAGATCGGTTCTCCAAGCCTGGGAAAATTTTGTGAGGCGAATGCCGGTAAACTGAAGTCCGATGTCATCCTTGTGTCCGATACAAGCATGATCGGACGGGATGTGCCCTCAATTACCACCGGTTTGAGGGGGTTGAGCTATATGGAGGTTGAAGTAACAGGTCCGAACCGTGATCTTCATTCCGGTCTCTATGGCGGAGCTGTCGTGAATCCGGTAAATGCCCTTGCCAAAATGATAGCCTCACTTACCGATGAGAATGGCCGGATAACCATCCCCGGATTCTATGACGACGTTATTGAAGCCAGTGATGAGGAGCGAAAGGGAATGGCAGGAGCTCCCTTCGATGAAGAGCAGTACAAAAAAGAGATCGATGTGGATGAGCTTGGGGGGGAAGCGGGTTACTCGACAATGGAACGGACCGGCACAAGGCCTTCGCTTGATGTTAATGGTATCTGGGGAGGATATACGGGCGAAGGAGCAAAAACCATCCTGCCCTCAAAAGCATATGCAAAGATCTCAATGAGGCTTGTCCCCGACCAGGACTACCGTAAGGTGGATGAGATGTTCAAAGCCCACTTTGAGTCTATTGCACTGCCGGGTGTAAGGGTAAATGCAAGGCTTTTGCATGGGGGACAGGGTTATGTTTCTCCTGTTGATCATCCGGCCTACCGGGCAGCAAGCCAGGCTTATGAAGATACCTTCGGGAAAAAGCCGATTCCTTTCAGAAGCGGTGGGAGCATACCCATAATCAGTCTTTTTGAGAAGGTTCTCGGGGTAAAGTCTATCCTTATGGGATTCGGACTCGAGAGCGATGCAATACACTCACCCAATGAGAACTACCCCCTGTGGAATTTTTACAAAGGGATCGAGACCATTCCCCTGTTCTACAAATACTATATACAGGAAGTAAGGAAATAGATAGAATAAGGTTATTATAAGATTTCAGCCGGTACCACATTTTTGGTACCGGCTTTTTGGTATTGCAAATTTCAGATGTTGTTATTGACGAGAATTGTCGGGAAGCCCGAAAAAAGAAAAATAAGCACAATAAAGGGTCATAAAAGAGGGGGTGTGTACAAAAAAATAATAAAATAAATAGAAAAAAGAGAAAAAGCAGGGGGGTGTAAGAAAAAATATATATATTTGACCCGAAAAACAATTTTGATTATTTGTATAATTTAAAAACAAACCGCTAATGGGTACACTCCGTTTCAGTGCCGTGGAAAAATCAAGCTCCCGGTATCCGCAGGAAGTTAAGTTTCCGGCCGGCAAGACCTCAGAATATTTTGGTGTTAATGTTTTCAACAGAAGGAAGATGCAGGAATATCTTTCGCAAGAGGCTTTTGCCAGTGTTATGGAAGCAATTGACAAGGGTACAAAAGTCGACCGTAAGGTCTCAAACCAGATCGCTTCAGGCATGAAAGCCTGGGCTGTTGACCGTGGGGCTACCCACTACACACACTGGTTCCATCCCCTGACCGGCGCCACTGCAGAGAAACACGATGCATTTTTCGAGCCTTCTTCGGATGTTTCTGTAATAGAAAATTTTGACGGCGGCAATCTTGTGCAGCAGGAGCCTGATGCATCCAGCTTACCAAGCGGCGGAATGAGAAATACCTTTGAAGCCCGTGGTTATACGGCGTGGGACCCGTCATCGCCTGCTTTTGTAATGGGCAGCACCCTTTGTATCCCTTCTGTTTACATTTCTTTCAAGGGGGATTCGCTTGATTACAAGACACCGTTGCTTAAATCAATCGAAGCTGTTGACAAAACTGCTGTTGAACTGTGCAACTATTTTGACAAGAGTGTGTCAAAAGTTTATATCGGACTTGGTTGTGAACAGGAATATTTCCTCGTCGATGATGCCCTCTTTAATGCAAGGCCCGACCTCAAGCTTACTGACAGGACCCTTATGGGGCACTCTTCAGCAAAGGACCAGCAGCTGGCTGACCATTACTTCGGGTACATACCGATGAGGGTGTCGGCGTTCATGCGCGAATTTGAGATTGAGGCCTATAAGCTCGGCATACCGGTTAAGACCCGACACAATGAAGTTGCACCCAACCAGTACGAATGTGCCCCGGTATTTGAGGAGGTAAATCTAGCGGTTGACCACAACCAGCTTCTGATGACAATAATGAAACGTGTTGCCAAACGGCACAACTTCAAGGTTCTTTTCCATGAAAAGCCCTATAAGGATGTCAACGGATCGGGCAAGCACTGTAACTGGTCGATTATTACAGACAGCGGTACAAATCTGTTCGCGCCGGGTAAGACCCCGAAGACCAATATGCTGTTTCTGGCCTTTTTCGTTTCTGTGATCAAGGGGGTTTTCGAATACCAGGATCTGCTCAGGTCAAGTATAGTTTCTCTCGGTAATGAGCACAGGCTTGGAGCAGCCGAGGCACCACCGGCAATAATGTCGGTTTTCCTCGGAAGCGAGATGAATAAGGTGCTGGATGAGCTTGAGGCAAGGGTTTCCGGAAAGAAGATGAGTCCCGATGAAAAAACCGAGCTGAAACTGGATGTTGGAAAGATACCTGAGATAATGCCCGACAATACTGACCGTAACCGTACTTCGCCTTTTGCATTTACGGGTAACCGGTTTGAGTTCAGGGCCGTAGGCGCATCAACAAATGTTGCATCCCCGATGATAGCTCTCAACACCATAGTTGCCAGCCAGCTTAAGGAGTTTAAAAACGAAGTTGATAAACTCGTTGAAAAGGGTGTAAAGAAAGATGAGGCTGTCTTCCAGGTCATCAAGCAGTTCATCGTTTCATCAAAGATGGTCAGGTTTGACGGGAATAATTACTCTGATGAATGGAAAAAAGAGGCTGAGAAGAGAGGCCTTACGAATGTGGATGATGTTCTTGACGCTCTTTCTGCCATGGTTGCTGATAAATCAAAGGCTCTTTTTTCTGAAATGAATGTTTTAACCCCCCGTGAGCTTGATGCGCGGCTTGAAATTGACATTGAGAAATACACCAAGAAACTTCAGATTGAGGCGAGAGTCCTCGGAGACCTGTCGGTCAATCATATTCTTCCAACTGTTTACAAGTACCAGAATGTTCTGATAAAAAACGTAAAAGGTTTGAAAGAACTCTTTGCAGAGAAAGATTTTGAAAAACTGGCAGGCACTCAGCTTGCATCTATCCGGGAGATATCGAGCCGTGCCGCCATGGTAAACATCAAGGTTAACAACATGATAGACGAACGAAGAAAGGCAAATGTTATCGATGACATAGGGGGCAAAGCAAGGATCTATGCCGATAAAGTTAAACCGTACCTCGATGAGATACGTTATCAGATAGATCACCTGGAAATGATAGTTGATGATGAGTTATGGCCGCTGCCCAAATACAGGGAGCTGCTTTTCATCAGGTAAAGAGATAAGGTTAGGTTGTATTTTTCATAAGTGTGCAAACCGGGACAATATTTTGTGTCCCGGTTTTGTTATATAAGCCGGTATTGAAACAAAGGGGGCAGATAGTTTAATTCCAGTCAATCCTCGTGATGGGATTAGAGAAAAATATCTACTTTTACATGTTAACACAAAAAAGATTCCTGGTATGAGATCATGTTTCATGCTGCTTGTCATTGCCGGTCTTCTGATATGTATTGACATGTCAGGGCAGTCAAGGCGCCTGGACCGGGCTGAAAGTGCGTATGCAGCCGGTGAGTATTATGAGGCAGTTGACCTGTACAGGAATGCATACTCTGCCATAAATGACCGGGATCTGCGAACCGAGATAGTATTCAAGATAGCCCGGTGCTATTTTAAGCTTTCAGAGGCCCGGCTGGCAGAAAACTGGTTCAGAAGGGCAATAAACCGGAATTACGATAATCCGGAGGTACACTGGTACTATGCCGAGGCCCTTAAGATGAATGAGAAGTATGAGGAGGCCATTGAACAGTTCGAAATATTCAGTGAACTGGTTCCGGGTGATCCCAGGGGAGAGGCCGGGATAAAATCGGTAGAACTTGCCATGTACTGGATTGAAAATCCATCTCCCTATGAAATAGATGAGGTGAATTTTTTCAATTCCAGGGAGAGCGATTATTCTCCTGCATTTGCAAGCGAGGATTACACCCTGGTATATTTCACATCGGCAAGAAAGGGCGAGAATGGCATCAGGCATGGAGCTACAGGTGAATACTTTGCCAATATCTATGAATCAAGGAAGGACCGGCAGGGTATCTGGAGCAGCCCTTCACCGGTTGAAGGTATCAATTCGGAATTTGATGAAGGCACTCCTTCTTTCACACCGGATTACATGGAGATGTACTTCACCAGTTGCAAGGCTGTGCGCAGAAGGAACAACGGATGCCAGATATATCATGCTAAACGCAGTGGCAGTGGCTGGAGCAGGCCCGAAGTGCTGGAACTCGTCCCCGATACCCTTGTTGCAGCCCATCCTGCAATTTCACCTGACCGGTTGACGCTTTATTTTGTTTCTGATATTCCCGGAGGGATCGGAGGAAAGGATATATGGAAAGTCACCCGGGACAATGAAAACAGTCCGTGGGGCGAACCCATAAACCTTGGCCCGGATATCAATACGGAAGGAGATGAAGTGTTTCCGTATATCCACCATGACGGATCACTCTATTTCTCGTCGAACGGACATCCCGGAATGGGCGGACTGGATATTTTCAGGGCAGTCGTTAATGAAGAAGGAGGCTGGAGTGTATCCAACATGGGCTATCCCATTAACTCTCCTTCCGATGACTTCGGAATAGTGTTCGAAAGGAATGCTGAGAGGGGGTATTTCAGTTCAAACAGGGGAAGGCGCAGTGTTGACAATATTTTCTCTTTTTATATGCCCCCGCTTAGTTTCAATGTTTCAGGTGTTGTAAGGGACATTGAAACCGGCGATGAGATGCCTGGGGCAAGGGTTCAGATGGTTGGCAGCGATGGTTCCATACTTCGCGTAACAACCGGTGATAAAGGAGATTTCAGGTTTATGCTCCGTCCGGGAGCCGATTATGTATTTCTTGCATCTTATGAGGGATATCTCACTGATAAAGCCGGGGTTTCGACACGGGGACTTGATCGCAGCGAGGATTTTTCTGTTTCAATTGATATCCAGTCGTTTGCGAGGCCAATCGAGCTTGGCGATATATTCTACGATTTTGCCAGGTGGGACCTCCGTCCGGAATCGATGGTAGCCCTTGACAGGCTGGTGGAGATCCTTAACGACAACCCGCACATTACTATTGAACTTGCATCACATACTGATTCAAGGGGCGGCGCCGATTTCAACTTAAATCTCTCACAAAGGCGAGCACAATCTGTAGTAGATTACCTTATCGAAAACGGGATAGCAGCAGACAGGCTTGTGGCTGCAGGATACGGCAAATCCCGCCCCAGGATTGTTGATGAGCGCCTGGCTGAGGTCTACCCGTTCCTCCCGGAAGGCACAGTGCTTACTGAAGAATATATAGAGTCGCTCGAAACTGAAGAGATGCGAGAAACCGCGCACCAGATAAACCGGCGCACGGAGTTTGAAGTCCTTTCGACAGATTATCAATAATCCGCTCCCGGATCAGTGAAAGTGCCATGCACGTTCTCTACCCCTGGCTCCCGGCCGTAATTTTATCGAGCATTTTCGACCACTCTTTTCTGGTGCGTGCCCTCCAGTCGCCTTTGTGATAAAGGTAACTTGCTATCAATGGAAGCACTGATGTTGCTTCGGCATATACCATCTGTTCATATACAGTGTCAACCTTACCCCAGGAGGAGGCTTCCTTCAGCGTAGAACTTGAGCAGGCTCCGTCTCTTGCATCTGCTACCGTAATCTGGATTGCATATTTGTGCATCTCAACATCCTTGCCGAGTATTTCTGCACAGATCACGGTATCCTGTGTAAAGTTTTTAGGCACCCCTCCACCGATCATAAAGAGGCCGGTAGCAGGTGCGGCCATTTTTATTCTTGTCAGTTCCAGGAAATCCTTGACAGAATCAATGGCTATGTGCCTGGCCGGATTGTCCCACTGATGTTTCACCAGGCCAAATCCTGCACTGCTGTCAGTAAAGGCCGGGCAGAATATCGGCACATTCATTTCAAAACAAACCTGCACAAGAGAATCCTTTTTCTTTGAGTTGTCGACAAGGTACCTGCCCATTTCCCTGATAAACTCCCTTGATGAATAAGCCCCCGGCTCCATGCGGTCTGCAATCTCCTTTACCGTATGGTCACATATCTGCAACTCCTCCTCATCAATATAGGTGTCGTATATCCTGTCAATATAGAATTCCCTGAGCTGTTTGTCATCGGCATCCGGTGAGCCCTTGTAATGCTTAAAGCCCAGCGCCTCGAAAAAGTCCATATCCACAATTGACGCCCCTGTGGCCACAATGGCGTCTACCATATTGCTTTTAACCATATCAACGTATACCTGCATGCAGCCTCCAGCACTTGTGCTTCCGGCAAGGGTCAGGATTACCGAGCAGCCGTCCTCCCTGAGCATCCTTGTATATATGTCGGCTGCAGACGCAGTGTCGCGCGATGTAAAAGACATGTCACGCATTGATTCGATAATGGGCGTAGCATCGAATGTTTTGATGTCGACGTGCTTTACCGTGTCTTTCAGAAAATCTTTCTTTTCCATTTTATGTTATCTTTTGATTTATGTTCTTTCTTTTGCAAATTGCATGCTTAATATTCTGTAGATAAGCTTTGCCGCCAGAAAATCCGGTGCCTTATTATCTCTTGAAGGACAAAGTTCGACAACATCGAACCCGACAAGATTTTTGGAAGCGATTACCCTCCTGATGAATTCAAGTGTCTGAT encodes:
- a CDS encoding deoxyhypusine synthase, with translation MEKKDFLKDTVKHVDIKTFDATPIIESMRDMSFTSRDTASAADIYTRMLREDGCSVILTLAGSTSAGGCMQVYVDMVKSNMVDAIVATGASIVDMDFFEALGFKHYKGSPDADDKQLREFYIDRIYDTYIDEEELQICDHTVKEIADRMEPGAYSSREFIREMGRYLVDNSKKKDSLVQVCFEMNVPIFCPAFTDSSAGFGLVKHQWDNPARHIAIDSVKDFLELTRIKMAAPATGLFMIGGGVPKNFTQDTVICAEILGKDVEMHKYAIQITVADARDGACSSSTLKEASSWGKVDTVYEQMVYAEATSVLPLIASYLYHKGDWRARTRKEWSKMLDKITAGSQG